The Solanum pennellii chromosome 11, SPENNV200 sequence TTGTGAATAGTATATTATTGTTGATGGTGTTGGTATATGAAGAGACCATCATTCTTGAAAAGgactattttttaaaacttttattcacACAAATCAAAAGTGTACACTTTGATGAATAAGGTATGTTTTGGGCCCAAATATATATGGACTTGACAAAGGCCATCATTTTCTTATGCTTAGTGTGTGTAAGTGTACCATATTTGTACTTTTGTTACTTTGAGGGCATGATTGTTTTAATCATGTAAACTTATTAAAACGACATCTCGATGTATAGAATATTTCATGTTCACGTAAGATTTGGAGAAGGGTGGCACCCTAACGCGTAGCTGGTGCGTGGTATACAGTCTAATTTAATGCAAATATAAGTGATTGCTTACACAACTCAAATATGGGAATTATTGATTACACAGATTTAAAATTGTGAAGATGAATTTAATGAAAGTTAATCATCACTTAATGATATTGAAGgtataaaattcataaatagcTACTTTTTCGCCCTTTGCAATTGAAACCTAGTCATTATTGTCGAGCTTTAAATTTCACATCTGAAACTTCACGATTATCGTGAAATTTCACCTATAGACTTTAAAACATTCATTACAATGACTATtgtatatataagaaaatatgtattgttatttttacaaattttttcatgcaaagaaagttggtatattttttttaaagaaaaaagagagaagagataATTTACGAATTTCTAATATTCAACTTTATTTTCCcactaattaagtttatatgtGCTAGCTAAACATAAAATGAAGCTAATTAGCGTCTactaaacataaaaatgtagCTAATTTGCTCCTACTATACATAAAATAGAAGCTAATTTGCACATACTAAATATTATGCTAATTCACgcatattaaataaaaataattagagaGAAGTATTGAAAACATTCCTGAACTTGTTTTATTAGTTTCAACTTTCATAAACTGAATTATTGATAATCTTAAGAACACTCTTTTACTTGACTAACTAAACTTAGACACACTCTCGATCACCCCCAATCTGCCACAGGACATCCAAGACGTTTCAAACTCTTGTAGGAGCATAAGATTCTTAATAAAAATCGAGAGAAATGTTGAAAACACCCCTTAACTTGGCGAGAATTTAGGAGTGTATTTCACTCATGTTGCAATATCAGGGTTGTATTTAAGTTCAATCAGACAAGTAAATTGGTGTTTTTAAAGCTGTCAATAGTTCAAAAATGAAACGAGTAATTCACGCCTAGTTTAGATATGTTTTCAGTACTTCTTCGtacaattattaaaaaatgaaaagcacaattaaattaaataatattttgagaatATTTTTGATAGGtctataataattaataacacttccaattgaaaaatgaaacgTGGATCATAATTAAAAGAGTGAAAAGATGTGTTCTTTTCAAATTACACTGCAAAATGCCAATATTAGTACAATAagcataaattataaaattatccaTTATATTCAATCTTTTCATTAGTACCTTTTTTCCTCATTTTCTTTCTACTGtcaatcatattatattaattgaaaggaacaataatccatcaattatttgaccaaaaaaaaattaaatataatactaGTAAATTTCTTTTATGGATATCCACCTCATATCATTTGATATGTGCGGATTATGAAGAAGGGCTTCTtcgaataatttaaatttttatttatgtaaaatttataaatagaacgtattttttacttgtaattttttcattagtataaaactcaaaatttctAGTTAACACTGAAGAaatttcatacatttcataCCATCATTAACAAGTTttgtcatataattataaaGAAGAAAAGCTTTCCGAGTTTCAGTAGAGTAACAATATTTACAGTTTAATCATGTGATACTGCATTTTAAATTGTGACCCCTAATCACTCAACAATAGAATTTATTTGTACTCAATATTTATATCTAACTTAATAAATTACATAGGTTaacttattcttattttgtcaAACCATATAAAGTCGACTTTAGAATAATAATGCATACAATTATGCTAGGTGAGATGGGATGTTGCATTTAGGGTATTTTTGCTAGTGATAAAAGATGATAGAGCAAGGTGTAACCACACAAATTGTGAAAATGAAATCCAAATTGTGAATAGTATAATATTGTTGCTAGTGTTGGTATATGAAGAGACCATCATTCTTGAAAAGGACtactttttaaaactttaattcaCACAAATTAAAAGTGTACGCCTAGATGAATAAGGTAAGTTTTGGgcccaaatatatatatatatggactTGACAAAGCCCATCACTTTCATATGATAATGCTTAGTGTAAGTGTACCATATATCGTACTTTTTGTTACTTTGAGGGTGATGATCGTATTATGAGCAACTTTCACGTATAGcaaatatgaaatttgtagTTGTAcgttataataaaatttgtataattgcgcTCTATATCAAACATGaatatgtataattcactatacatacaaagaaaccaattgtataatttgctatacatatacaaaagaaagcagttgtatacaaatcaattgtataatttgtgtatgcataaaacgagaaagaggaaagacaaaagaaaattgggcagaggaatatttgtattgtataattttaagtgtatagaacgaaaatatatgtatttgcaagtgtacataaattttctctcactttatacaaacaggaacgcaatttatacatttcgtttctgtttgtattaGCGATAGAGGCAAGGGTGGCGAgggagatttgggagagtggcgagcgataTCTGGGAGAGTGGAGAGAAGggaatgaaaatatatgtatgtatgcaattttttctcgctttatacaaacaaaaaccaTTTTATACATtggtgtttgtataaaagtgagagagaGTGGCGAGTGAGAGTTTAAGGGAGAGTGGTGACTGACAAACAATTTGCTACAtgatacaattaaataaaagtgtggttataacatttaatttaatttattagtttgtcattatatacaatttaccCTTattttaatcaagtaaatttaaGGCCCGTCTATGATATGGTCATgatatcataatttgaaattatgagatgaaattgaTATCTTGTTTGGATATGTGATACGAATTTTTTATGctgtatattttcttataaacataagaatctcattataaaattattaaaatagtcgcaattgtttattcaatcataccaaataaacaaaaaattataaaatagcataataaattattacgtACAAGCTATTTATCCTCCACTTAAGTAACTATTTCATTGaactttaattcaataaaaaaaatattgaacatAAACTGTAGTATACTAgtctttaatataaatatataatcctCCCATATAGTACGAACAATTTTCTTACGCTGAACTTGTATTTCTCGATCATGTGACCGAGAAAATGAACTAACATTGTTACTTTGAGTTGTATTAAATACAAAAGGTAGAAGTAATAAATTAGGTGTTGGAGTAAATGAAGAGAACAAATTTATTACTCAACAATCGGTTGGTGTGAGCTAAATGACTACATGTTggtgaaaatattaaattttatgtcgataagaataacaaattttgaaaagttatgatattatattgtgattgtaaattttatttacacaTGATATAAATGGTTAGTAAATATGATTGTGAagttattttaacaaaatataaacttatgagtcaatttttgtataaaaaaatatctcaaatcatgAAATGCAATCTATATATCATAgttattgaaaaaaatggaatcacatctcatgatatggaatcagcGTAAAATTGCATATCCAAACGCAAATTCTATCTCACGATTCCATATCGTGATATGATATCGCAAAGCCGAACCCCTACTTATTAAAATAGCAGCTcggtaaataaaaaatttcacgGTCAAATAAGATTTGGGGACGAATCACTCCCTAACAAGTGGCAAGTACAATAACATACTATCTTAATTAATACAAACATAAGTAACTACttatacaatttaaatatgtgataaatcacacaaatttaaaatagtaaACGACGGATTTAAAATGTGAAACTTGGTGAAATaattgttatgattttaatatatttttttcttgagctagtttatgaatttttaatatttaaaacattattttccCATTAATTAAGCTAATATGTGCTTATACTAAACATAAAACGAAGCTAATTAGAGAGCGTAACAAGAGAAGCCGCCGTTAGCTTCACTACAAAACCTTCTTCCATTTTGCTCTTCTCCATTAGCTCCGCCGCCGACATCCTCTGCACTACACTTTCTATGGGGAGAAAACGGAACTTGAGCGAAGACGGTGGCGGGGAAGACGAAGAAGAGAGGCCGATGAAAGAGAGAAGGGTGAAAGAGAAGCAGGAGGTAAGAGAAAGTATGCGGCCTTCAATGATTAAGAATAAGGAGAAAAGAGCAGCCGTACATGCTAAGTTGAAGCAGCAGAAGAAGGTTGAGAAGCGGAAGAAGGTTAAAGCTCGTGAAGCTGCTGAGAAAAAAGCACTTGAGCTAGGGGAGGAGGTAAAGCCTCTACtgaaatttacaatttttacgGATTTGGGGTTTAGAGTTTTTAGGGTTGATTTTGTTAATTGACATAATGGGGTTGTTTATTTGTGGGAATTGATTGATGGGTCgatgttgtttttgtttaaatttcaaaaatatttggtTCTTAGGGTAGGGTGTAGTGTtttgattcttgattgtgaggttggGCATTGTGGGATTGTTTCTTCATGCTACTTAATTAATGGTTAAATGATGTTTTGGCATTGTttaacaaacaacaacaacatatggTTGTATTTAATTACCAGTAGCAAATCATTGCAATTCAAGCTGCCAACACAGCATGCTTGGTTCTTAAATGGATCACACAGTGTACTAGAGCTCTAACATGTCTCTATTGCTCAGTACTTATAGCTAAGTAAAACTTTTCTAATGCTAGGTTGGGATCTAACAATAGTTATGTAGGCTAACTCTTTGGCCATACTTTCGACATGTCTACTCTTCTTCACAAATACTCTATTGTTCCTTTTAATACACAACCCATACACACATTTGGCCAAAATAGTTTTAAAGATTTGAGCTTGCTGCGAATTCCCTTTCCCATGTTGAATACTCCCTTGTAGAGAATGGGCCCAATCTGAAAATGGAAAGGCGTGCTGCTGGATCCACATAAGCAATTTGTTCCACAGGTATATGGAGAATGGGCGTTGCACAAATAAGTGCTCAATAGATTCTTCCTTACTCTGGCAAAATACACATATTTTAGGTACATCCAGACCCCATTTAGTTAGTCTATCTGTTGTTGCCAACTTCCTATGGAGCATGAGCCACATAATAAAGCACGCTTTAGGTCTGGCTCCATTTTGAACACAAGGCATTTCCATCCTATTCTGGGTTGGTCCACTACAGAAATAAGTATATTTTGTCTGATCAAGCTCCCCTTCCTGTTATCTCTTTGTTGCATTCGATCAACTATATTTTTCCGCCCATAATCTTTCTGGTCATCCAGCTCGCTTGACTATGGGCAGTCCATGGAGTCGGGGAAGGTGATGCAGCCCTACTCCTATCTTACCTCCAGAACGTAAGTTTCTGTATGTGTAGCAAATACTGTAGCAAAGAAACCATGTTGAaaacaattaagaaaagaaCAAGTAGCGACAACAAATAATACGATAACTGATGCAAAGGGGAACTAAACAAATGCTTTACTGCCTATCAATTAAAAACCAAACCGCAGAGCAAAAAGTTAAAAATCTTACCTGTTAAGCAACTCAGTCATTTGGCCCATATAGTATTCATGATACTAAAGAGTCTCCCCATAACATTGCTCATGCATATCCCATGGAGAATGGTACAAACCCAATTCCAGACTATCATGGGAATTAATTAATGGGTGGATGTTGTTTTTTGCCGTCACgtctaaaatttgaaaatatttggtTCTTAGGGTGTAATGTTTTGATTATTGATTGTGCAGTTGAACATTTTGGGATTGTTTGTTAAGGGTACTTAATTAATGGGTGAATGATATTTTTGTGAACTGCTGCCTAAATTTCCAATATCCAGTTCTTAGGTTTAAGGTTTTTGATTGTTGATTGAgcattttagttttttttccaAACTGCTTAACGGGTCGATGCTCTTTTTGTGAACAGCCTCCACCGAAGATGGTACCCCGTACGATTGAGAATACAAGGGAGTCAGATGAGACTGTCTGTTTACCTGATGATGAAGAGGTTTTCTCTTGTTCTTGTTTGATTGTTCAAGTTAATAGTGAAATATATGTAGTTTTATCACTGGAGGTTTGGCCATTAAATATTCTGGTGTTCTTCCTGATTTGTGTTTGAAGCTATTTGCTGGCAACGATGTTGATGAGTTTAGTGCAGTTCTGAAGAACGAGCGTAGTCCAAAAATATTGATTACAACATCACGTTATAACTCTACAGTAAGCTTGTATAATTTGTGCTTCCCTATTGCTTTGATTATTGTTTTGACTTTGAGTTTAATTCCACAAATAATTTCGTTATTCCATTCTTCAGAGAGGACCAGCATTTATTTCCGATCTTATTTCTGTGATTCCTAATGCTCATTACTATAAACGAGGAACATATGACCTGAAAAAGGTTCTTTCTTGCCTTCTCTTTTCTCATTCCTTTTATGTTTCTTGGTGATATAAATGAATGCCCTCATattattcaaattcaaggagTTTTTCCATTGTACTAGTTCGAAAATGTTCATTGCTTTTCTAACTTTTGCAGATCGTCCAATATGCAAATGAGAAGGAATTTACTTCTGTTATTGTAGTCCACACCAATCGCCGTGAGCCAGGTCATTCTTGAACACATTGCTTTTTTTGATTCCTCTAATAATAGCTATGTATCGTGTTCTTGCATTCATTCACCTCTCCAGTTTCTTTGTTGGTCTGAATTGCCAGcttgatcatttttttcattttctttctttagatGCTCTTCTTGTCATTGGTTTACCTGATGGACCTACTGCTCATTTCAAGCTCTCAAAGCTCATGCTACGGAAGGATATCAAGGTTCGATAGTTCTCCTTCTAAATAGATCTTTCTCCCCCACCTTCACTGAAAAAATGCAGGGAAAGAAAAGGAACGTAGTAAGGGAACTTACAACTAATGCTGTTGTCTAATTGCTTCTGGTTGATGCATTTTACACTATACATTACAGTTTTATTAATTCCTGCAAAAAGAATCAAATGAGAATGAGCTTGTCTTGAAGTCAGCTGAGTTGTATGAATTAAATCAacatttgaagttatttggtcCTCTTAGAAATTACTAATGTTTTCAAATAGATGATGTTGTGTCTGACTTTTTTGTGGAAATTTCATCCTATTGCATTGCCTCGTGCCATATTAACAATTAGTTTGGTTTTCCTTTACATTTTTTGTGAGTGATTTGCACGTATGTCATGCTGTCTTTGTACTATGATAATCAATCAGGTATCAAGAAGTTGTATTATGCAGGACAAGATTAAGTGCTACTCCCTacatttcaaattaattgaaatCAGTGAAATGTTGATGTGTTTCAATAAGGGAGTGAAGATTAGGCTGCTAAAGTTGAGATGTGAATTCTAAGATGGATGTACCGACATACGAGAttatataagataaaaaatGATCACATTCGCCACAAAGTGCAAACAGCACACATTGAGGATATGATGAAAGAAAATCGTTTTGAGATGATTTGGTCATGTGCTGCGTTGACACCAGATACACCACAGTTAGTGAAGGTGATAAAATAGAAGAGATGGACCTAAACTTAAACGGAAGAAAGTTGTCTACAAAGACCTGCGGTATCTTGAAATGAATGCTGAATTTGTGAAAGATATGACACAACAGtagagaaatatttatataggtgaatataaattaattgagAATATATATTCTTTCCTTGGGGTCAACACTTAGGACCATCTGCAGTCTTTGAACCTCGAGGATAATGGACTAAAATATGACCTCAACTAATAGCTTTAATGACTTGGTTCAAGTGGCAAAGGTTGAGTGACTTGTGAGTTGTGACTTAGGTCAGAAGTTCAAGTCGCACGCCAATTCTAACCAAGCCTGGTACTTAAGTGGAGAAGGGTGGAAAAACATACTTTAGTGTCAGCGGAATCACTAGGACAtgctcattttatttttttgatactaGACATGCTCATTTTAGCAAAAGTGAAAAAGTTTGTCTGggattatttttaaaaggagTCCACTTGAGAAGGTAAAAGCTGCGTGTATTCTCTTCTCGGAGAGAGAAGCCTAATTTATTGCAAGTTAACCACCATTCAGAAAATTCCTTTTTCATAATGGTTCTAATGCTACACTGCTGTGTgattcatgaaaaaattaatgcTAACGCTGCTGTGTGTATCTATGTATAACTCAGCATAAGATGTTGTAAGTTAAAGCAATCAATCAATGAGGTTAATATGACTAGTagatattcaagtaatgactCCTTTTTTGCTTGCAGAATCATGGAAAGCCAACTAGTCACAAGCCTGAGCTGGTTTTGACCAACTTCACAACACGTTTGGGTCATCGAGTTGGGAGGTAGAGCCACTATGATTTTGCTGGATTACTGTAATTCTTGTAATTATTTCCAGCGACCAAGTCTCTGAgacattttatacattaataaaAGTTTTGACACCATTTACTGATGAAGAGAtagaaataagatgaaaatcTATCTTTAACTTATAGCTCCTCTTTGAGAAACTTATGTTACTAGTGATTATCTAAGCTAATAAATGTCTGCTGATTTTGTTCATGCAGGATGATACAGTCACTTTTTCCACAAGATCCCGAATTTCGTGGACGTCGAGTTGTGACCTTCCACAACCAGCgtgatttcatattttttcgCCATCATCGGTATGCCCTCATTAAACGTTGTGTTTTCCGCTTCTGTTTCTAAATTTGAATAGTAAGACTTACTAACATGTTCTGCTGATGTACTTGTTTGCTTTTGTGAAGCTACATTTTTGAAACCAAAGAGAGCAAACAGAAAGAATCAAAAGGTAAAAAAAGCAAGGATGAGAAGAACCCACAAGAAAGGACAATTGCCCGTCTGCAGGTTTGTGGTTCTGATTCTACTGCATTGATTTTAGGAATACAGGGTTATTTTCAAGATATTTAAGAGTCTGTTCAAACCCTTGAATGAAGCGGGTTGCGTCTTATGGGGTTGTTGCTAGTTAAGGGAGGATAACTCTTTGATGTTGGATTGGAAAGAAAGGAACAAAACTGTTTTCATGTAATACTGAATTTCTGCTGTAGTTAGACAAGCCTAGTTGTCTATCTGGAACCTCTGAGAAAAATTCAGCTCTAAATGAAAAAACTTAATGGGAGTGGAAAACAACACAGCTCAAAGAAATTTGCATGTGCACAAAATTGTTCACCTTTTGCCGTAGTATATCTACTCATAGCTTGTGCAGCTAAAGACCTATACACAGCCTATTAAAGCTTTGATCCAACAAGAAGGATTTCTAGTTGCTGAATCGAAGTGAAACAGACACAATTAACTTGGAACCACAATTGAATATCCGTGAAACAGCTTTGCAATTAGCTACCAGTAGAATCCCAAGACAAAATCTCATGTTTTTTCTTTCCATTTGGGGTGAGGATGTGAACTGATTTCATCTCTTATTTTGTCTTCGTTTTGTCCTTTCTATCTACGAGAGCTGTCATTATATTTGTCCCTAGTAATCAATCAGTTACATtttggatgaatgaaaatagtTTCGATGGTGCCCATAGGCCATAGCTGTTGTTTTTTTGTGCATGCCAGCTTGACTTTTTGGTGTTTTCCAACTTACAGGAGTGTGGGCCTCGATTTACTCTCAAATTGATCAGTCTCCAGCATGGTACTTTTGATACTAAGGGTGGGGAATATGAATGGGTTCACAAGGTAATTCATGTCGAATAAAAGATGTCGTTTGTATATACTTTTCAACTGAGCTTATGCTTTTCCATACTTCAAATGGATTCTGAACTTGTTTGTCATTGGTGATAAATTCTCTGATCCATCCTGTTTTGTTTCAGCCGGAGATGGATACAAGTCGACGGAGATTTTTCCTGTGATAATGTTGGATGTTTCTGCTGCTGGTATTTCAAGGTCTTTGTACCCAAACCATGTTAAAGAAGAAATACCAACTATCTGAGGCTGAAGTTCACTATAAAAGTTTTGATCTTTTCTAATTAACTGCTTTTCTAGGGGTTGGGGTGGGGGCACTTTTGTAATGGACTATCTCCTATAGTAATCTATTAAAGTAGAAAGTTGGGTCTTAGTCTTTGTTCTCAACTTCATAAAAGTTGTATGTGTAACATTTAGTAACAAGAtgattaattacttaatttaagGTTGCTGATGTAAGAgctatcggaaacaacctctctatctcCCAAGTTAGGGGGTAAGGTCTACGTACATACAACCCTCTCTAGACCTCACTTGTAAGATTACAGAATGTATGTTGTTGATGTGAAAGCTTAGAGTCAAAAGCTAACTCTATGCTCGGTAGCTACTAGAAGTTGCTCTGCTCCTCGACTAAAATGATATGACTCAGTTGGAAGTCAAATGGAACTTACAATACCATATATCTTAAATAGAATAATCATATggaaaaaaatacatgaaaaagGCACAACATCGGTACAACAGAATAGTTCACGTTTTTCTAGTACAACAGCAAAcatacaacaataataaatcTCGAGAGGATAGAGCGTATACGTACCTTGCCCTACCTTGAGGAAGTAGAGAGGCGATTTCAAACTATATCAATCTTTCTTTACTACATAAGTGGGTCCTTATCTCATTCTCTGAATGTGAcctacatatataatatattgctTGCTCCTACATCGCCTTTAACATTACACATTAACTTTTGACCCTAAGTAAATAACCCATACAACAAGTATAAACCTTTCCAGTAGATGCAAGTTGAAGAATAGGCTTCTGCTACCAATTTGTGATCATGCTTCAGTAATAAAATTCTTTAGTGGTGACCGATAGGCTTTTTTCTACGAGCACCTGTCGAAAGAAAATCCATACACATTAAAAAGAGAAACACAGTTGTGAGTCACTCTGATTTGAATCTCTTCCACACTGAACATATCTTTTATACTACCCAACACACAAACACAAGGGATTGTTTAGTTTACCGTACCTCATTAACAAACATAGTAAAATTTCTGGTCATACAAGCAATGTAGGCACtacataacataatacaacatTCACTGGACTTACTAAATCTGCTATCGTCAAAACCAACACAACATATGGGAGAATTTACGTATTAGCAAATGTATGCAAAATAGTAACTAAAGTCTAAAGATAAACAAAGCACTGCTCCACATGACAACACCTGCATTATTCTTCATCATGTAACAATTCCTACATGATTATATCACTGTATAAGCAATTCTTGCATTATAATCCCTACATAACTAGTTCACAAACTAAACAACCCCCAAACATACTAACAAATTAAGATACTTCCCGTTAGTTGACTACAAAAAGAAACTAAAGATGGGCTCAAAAGTTTCCAGTATAAAACAAATCATTTTGCAAACTAGGGGCGTTGGTTTCCTGTATAGCAAACTCAATCTTTTGTGTTAATCAGACTATATCTAAcagttaatattttaaatttattgtggAAAAAGTTAAAATCTGATAGAGATTTCTATGTACCGAAGATGATAGACAACATATATAATAGCAGCTCCTACTAAAACAAGAAGCTTTTCCAAGGAAAACCAAATACACCAATCATGCAGATGCTGCCTCCTCCTCTCgcatttaaaaaacaaatagaacATGCTTGAATGCTATAAACTAAGTACTTGAATGAATTTCTACTCTTTAATCCTTTGATAGCTACTGAGTAACATACCTCTATGTATCAGTTTGGAAAACGAAAAATACAGATAGTCGACAAGAGCATATGCAGATACTTAGTTACTTTAATAGTTATATACATAGAGTCGGTCCTTAAAGTGATGTAAGGGTGGTGAGGAGCACATACAATGTCTATTGAACACAATTTCTTCACTAAACCATGCAGCATACTAAAAGATCTAATGCTCAGTTTGCATTTAGAACATAGCTCATATGAAAGAGCAATAGAGAATATCAGCACACACTGACTGAACACCAGTACCAAACAGTTTTACGAATCGATCCAACT is a genomic window containing:
- the LOC107004756 gene encoding ribosome production factor 1, which produces MGRKRNLSEDGGGEDEEERPMKERRVKEKQEVRESMRPSMIKNKEKRAAVHAKLKQQKKVEKRKKVKAREAAEKKALELGEEPPPKMVPRTIENTRESDETVCLPDDEELFAGNDVDEFSAVLKNERSPKILITTSRYNSTRGPAFISDLISVIPNAHYYKRGTYDLKKIVQYANEKEFTSVIVVHTNRREPDALLVIGLPDGPTAHFKLSKLMLRKDIKNHGKPTSHKPELVLTNFTTRLGHRVGRMIQSLFPQDPEFRGRRVVTFHNQRDFIFFRHHRYIFETKESKQKESKGKKSKDEKNPQERTIARLQECGPRFTLKLISLQHGTFDTKGGEYEWVHKPEMDTSRRRFFL